In Chitinophagaceae bacterium, the DNA window CTGCGAAATATGTAATAGCTCAAATCAATCCGCAGGTTCCACGCACACATGGAGATGGCTTTATGCACCTGAACAGTTTTAATGCAATGGTTTGGGTGGATGAACCGCTCCATGAGGTGAACTTCGGATCGCAGATTACCGACGATGAAATGAAAATCGGTGCGCATGTATCTGACCTGGTTATAGACAGGAGTACTTTACAACTTGGAATCGGCACGATTCCCGATGCGGTTTGCAGGTGTCTTCATGATCACAAAGACCTTGGTGTGCATACGGAAATGTTCAGCGATGGTTTGATTGATCTCTGCGAAAAAGGTATCATCACGAACCGGTATAAAAATATTCATCCTCATAAAACAGTAGCAGGTTTTGCATTGGGTACAAGGAAACTGTATGATTACGTGAGCGATAATCCGGATTTCGCATTTCTCGATATTGATTATGTGAATGACCCTTCGGTAATTAAACGCAATACAAAGGTAATGGCCATCAACAGCGCCATTGAAATTGATATCACCGGACAGGTTTGTGCAGACAGTATAGGCACTTACCAGTACAGCGGCATTGGTGGCCAGATGGATTTTATGCGTGCAGCTTCATTAAGTGAAGATGGTAAACCTATCATTGCACTCACCAGCAGAACGAAAAAAGGAATTCCCCGAATTGTTCCTGTGCTTAATCCGGGTGCCGGGGTAGTTACCACCCGTGGACATGTTCACTATGTAGTTACAGAATTTGGTGTTGCTTCTCTCTTCGGACAAAATTTTCGACAACGTGCAAAGGCACTCATCAATATCGCTCATCCTGATGATCGTGAACAACTGAGCAGGGCTTGTCATGAGCGCTTTAAGATATTTAACTAAGGAAGCAATCTGCGGGGTGATAGCAGATTAATTTTAGCCTACTAGCCGTTCCCGACTTTGCGCGAACTGATGCGTTGATCTCGCCTCATTCCTTTTACTGAATATTATCATTATTTGGAGTGATGAAAGTCATAATTCCCGCCATTTGGGGATTGGAAATTTGCAGTATGAATCCGGAAGCAACTGCAAAATATTTTCCAAATAATATTTAGTGTAGTGGAGGCAACCATAGAACATTCAATCGATAGCCATGAAAATCAACAAAGACTGGCACCTTAAAAATAAAATGCCTGAAAATCCAACGTTTGCACAGCGGGTAAAATGGCATCTCGCTCATCATCAAAATTGTTCCTGTCGCGATATTCCTCCGAAATTGGAAGAAGAAATGAAAAAGAGAGGGATCAAGTTCTGACAACACCACCTCATTAAGAAACCCATCTATAACCCATCGGGCAAAAGGAATAAGAACAGATTTGTTATTAGATTTGATTTGCATTGAAATAGATAAAGGAATTTGGAATATGAGCGGAAATAACCACTGCTAAAGAAGGAGATAGCTGAATAAGTATTAAACAATAGTAATTCACAAAGCCATATTAAAAACATGAAACCCAATATTGAAATTTCCGAAAATAATCTGAAAGAAGTGGCCACCTTACTCAATAATTTAGTGGCTGATGAATATGTATTGTACACTAAAACCCGCAATGCACATTGGAATATTGAGGGTCCGGGCTTTATGGACCTCCACAAATTTTTTGAAGCTCAATATGAAGCATTGGATCTCATTATTGATGAAGTTGCAGAGCGGGTAAGGGCATTGGGCCATTATTCCTTAGGATCACTTAAGGACTTCTTAAGCATGACACACCTTACAGAAGGTCACAACGACTTCAGCAAGCAAAAGCAAGTAATTCAATCGCTGTTAAACGATCATGAAACGATTATCCGCATTCTAAGAAAAGACATCCATACCATAACTGAAAAATGCAAAGATTCCGGCACCGGAGATTTTGTTACCGGTATTATGGAGCAACATGAAAAGATGAGCTGGATGCTGAGAGCTTATTTAATTTAATTTGCGTTCGGAAGTTGTTGGTGATTTACACGATTATTGTTTCTGTCAATAACACATGTCTTATAACTGCCTATCAAAATAAATAAGGAATAACCCTTCTGGTTTGTTTCATGTAAGACTTGTATTCCGGGTACGCTATCAATAGAAATTTTTCTTCCAGCAGCATTCTTGTGTAAAGTCCGGCGGTGATTACACATACTGCTGCAAAGGTTTCCAAAAATGGGTAGGCAATTACACTTGCCCATGAAAAATAGATGATGGAAGCATAGATGGGATGACGAAGCCATTGATACGGCCCATTTGTTACCAATTCTCCTGAGGTGGTATTGGCCGTCGCGTGAAAGCTTCTGAGTCCGAAAGTAATCCGTGCCCAGATCATCAAAGCTGCCGCGCTGAGCTGTATGGCAATAGAAACAGGATTTGTTGAAAATAAGTGCTGGGCATAAATCAGGTAGACCAAGCCGGCGATAGCGATGGCAAGCGCGATTAATGAACTGATTTTTGACGACATACTGAATAATTATTTCCGGAAGTTATGCCGTTTTCTTTTCCCATGAGAGTAATAAAAGAAGATTTTTTATAGCCATCATCTGCAAACTATTTGCTGTTCAGTACCGGCTCGGAAAGAAACTATTTTTGCTTATAAGATTATGGTTAAATCTTCCCCCATCATTTTAAATCAACGATGTTGATATTCAGTTACCGATGCTGGTTTTGATGCAAAGAAACACGTTGATGCAATGACATCCGTCATCACAAACATTGACGAATATCATAATTGAATTTCTACGCAACTACTTACTTCGAAGCCTGATGTATAAACTGTGCATTCATAAAACGGATTTATGAAAACGATTCTTGTTCCAACTGATTTTTCTGAAAATGCAGTTAATGCCATGAAATATGGAATTCGGCTGGCAGCGAAGTTGGATTGTAAAGTTGTGTTTTTCCATTCAACGCATATTCCGCTGAGAGTGGAACTATTTGGTATTCCGGACAGCGAAATGAAGCGGCTGGAGAAGATGGATATGTCAAATAAGAAAATGCTGCTTGATAAAACAATCGACCGGTTATACCGTCAGATGCATATTTTAAGAGACGCCACTAAAGTTTTGATGATGGTGAAAACTGAAAAATATGTAGTAGAAGATATCGTCATCGCCGCCAACAATGCTAAAGCAGGTCTCATTGTGATGGGAACGCATGGTGCGTCCGGCATCAACAAGCTTTTTGGAAGTACCACTTCAATTCTTATTTCAAAGAGTGAAATTCCGGTGCTTGCCATACCTTCCGGTTATCGCTTCAGGCACGTTAAGTCCTTGCTTTATTTTTCTGACCTCAAAAGTCCTGTGATGGAACTTGGGACGCTTGTTCCGCTCGCAAAATCCTTTGGCTCGATCATCGACATTTTTAATTTGAGTTATAATCCGGATGTAGATGAAGAAAAATTATTCAACAAACTGAAAGGCGTAGCAAAGGGAGTGAAGCTGGAGTTGATTCAGATAAAAAGAAATCCGGGTGAACGTTTGCTCGAGCAGCTACGTGAATTTCTCGATTACCGGAAACCGGATTGGGCGGTCATGTTTCCTCACAAGAAAAGATTCTTTGAATATGTTTTTGAAGGAAGCAAGACCGAAAAATTGTCATACAACCTGAAAGTTCCTTTGTTGTCCATCAGAAAAAAATAGATGGCAGTAATCGGTTCATAACAAAATGGTAAAAGTAGTGCCGGTATTACGAAATCAACTTGC includes these proteins:
- a CDS encoding acetyl-CoA hydrolase/transferase family protein — its product is MTANIAYQDPQDALKLIQSGNRVFIQGGACTPTFLISELVKRNKELQHVELVFISLLGDVFFDQPEYADSFHINTMFVSDPVRKAVNEGRGDFIPVFLSEIPELFRRNVLPLDVAIVQVSPPDNKGFCSMGVSVDIARTAVHTAKYVIAQINPQVPRTHGDGFMHLNSFNAMVWVDEPLHEVNFGSQITDDEMKIGAHVSDLVIDRSTLQLGIGTIPDAVCRCLHDHKDLGVHTEMFSDGLIDLCEKGIITNRYKNIHPHKTVAGFALGTRKLYDYVSDNPDFAFLDIDYVNDPSVIKRNTKVMAINSAIEIDITGQVCADSIGTYQYSGIGGQMDFMRAASLSEDGKPIIALTSRTKKGIPRIVPVLNPGAGVVTTRGHVHYVVTEFGVASLFGQNFRQRAKALINIAHPDDREQLSRACHERFKIFN
- a CDS encoding DNA starvation/stationary phase protection protein produces the protein MKPNIEISENNLKEVATLLNNLVADEYVLYTKTRNAHWNIEGPGFMDLHKFFEAQYEALDLIIDEVAERVRALGHYSLGSLKDFLSMTHLTEGHNDFSKQKQVIQSLLNDHETIIRILRKDIHTITEKCKDSGTGDFVTGIMEQHEKMSWMLRAYLI
- a CDS encoding isoprenylcysteine carboxylmethyltransferase family protein yields the protein MSSKISSLIALAIAIAGLVYLIYAQHLFSTNPVSIAIQLSAAALMIWARITFGLRSFHATANTTSGELVTNGPYQWLRHPIYASIIYFSWASVIAYPFLETFAAVCVITAGLYTRMLLEEKFLLIAYPEYKSYMKQTRRVIPYLF
- a CDS encoding universal stress protein; this encodes MKTILVPTDFSENAVNAMKYGIRLAAKLDCKVVFFHSTHIPLRVELFGIPDSEMKRLEKMDMSNKKMLLDKTIDRLYRQMHILRDATKVLMMVKTEKYVVEDIVIAANNAKAGLIVMGTHGASGINKLFGSTTSILISKSEIPVLAIPSGYRFRHVKSLLYFSDLKSPVMELGTLVPLAKSFGSIIDIFNLSYNPDVDEEKLFNKLKGVAKGVKLELIQIKRNPGERLLEQLREFLDYRKPDWAVMFPHKKRFFEYVFEGSKTEKLSYNLKVPLLSIRKK